TCGTCGAGCGCTGGATTCAGTCGGTCCAGCAGGAATGTCTCGATCATTTCGTGATCCTCGGTGAACGGCATCTACATCACCTCGTTACCGAATACATCCGCTACTACCACGCACATCGGCCCCATCAAGGGCTGGGCAACGAGTTGCTCACTCCGACTCCCGAGCCTCCACCCGACAAAACGATTACGGGTGGCGAAATCGTTTGCGAATCTCGCCTCGGCGGATTGCTCAAGCACTACCACCGCCACGCCGCGTGAGCGTCCATGCGGGGCATGGTTCCCTCGCACGGCGCTCGCCGTGCGCGCCGACATCGACTTCCCGGCAGCAAAACTCCGCCCGGCGGTTCTCGCCGCAGCGTCTTGACAACCAATCGATGCGCGGCAGGTCGGCACACTCGCGCCAGCAGACCGCAGCATAAACCCTCCCCGCTAACGGAATTTGTCGATGACAATGTTTTTGACCAGGACGACAGAAGTCGCTTCCCAGCCGCGCTCGCTCCCGACTTCAAAACTGCGACAAGCGGGCTCTGTTGAAAACCTGTTGGTGGTCTGAGGATCATCAGGTTATGGGTGATGGCCTTGAGGAGCAAGGCGCGGCACTGGCTCCAGTAATGATGTGCGTTGACGGCTGATCCCAGCCGTCGCTTGAGCATGCTGAACACGGTCTCGACCTGAGCGCGCTGGCGATAGGTTTTGCGATCGAAGCGCCGCGCCATCCGCCGCCGAAAGTAACCCCGCGGTGGCTTGTCGGTGGGCCGGCCATGCTTGGCCGGGATCAGTGTACGCATGCCGTAGACGATCCGGGCTGCCTGATGAATCCACTCGGCGTCGAAGCCGGCATCGGCCAGTAGCTTGTTGATCCGCAACCGCCGCCGCGCCTGGTCGACCGTGGCATCCCAGCAATCGAAGTCAGGCGCGGGCCCCTGATGCGTGGTAGCCGACAAGATCAAGTGACTATGGCAATCGCAGACCAGGGCGATCTTGGGAAAGCGGCGATAGGTCGTGGTGTGCCATTTTCCCGTGGTTTTTCCGTCCCGCGCCCGACGCCGCACGAAGTAATGGCTCACGCGGTGCGCTTCGAAGCCGCTGCAATCGATGGCCGCCAGTTGCACCCGCTTGAGTTTACGAAGCACTCGCGCGCGACGGAGCGTCTGGTCGAGTAGTCGCTGGACACGTGAACTCAACAGCAAGCGTCGCGAGGCGCGGGCCACGGTGCTATAGTCGGGTGCCGTCGCTAGTCCGAGCACGTCACGTAGCGAAGCGTTCTCGGCCAGTAACGCTTCGAGGCCGCGATAGTCCAGTTGCAGGAACTCCTTGAGCACCAGGCAGGCGAAGAGTTGATGCTGCGTGAACTTCTTGGGGCTGAAGCGATGGCTGTACTTGGGTAGCGCGCGACGCGCTACATCGAGCGCTGCTCGCAACACCGCTGCCGGACTCTTGCTCGTCGTCGACACCCACTCATTACGCAACCACCCCAGCTAGCGGCCGAAGCAATCAAAGCAGGTTTTCAACAGAGCCCGACAAGCGCTTTTTTGACACCTCGACCCGTTCTGAACCTTCGACCAAACGCGCTCCCTGGTACGCGATTTATTTTGGCACAGGACGCGAGCCACGCTACTTCCTTTTAGCTGCTTCCTGGTCCAGTTTGCGCATCTCGATTTCAAATAGCTGTTTGAGCTCCTCTTTATACCGCTGTTCTCTGAGGGGCCGTATATAAACCCAATCAACTACGTAGACGACCGCTAAACAAAACAGTGCCAGAATAACGCTGCGAAGGTTCCGACGATTCCGCTGCATCCTCAATTCGCATTCGGCGATGCGATTAGATACGCTGGTCCGGTCCTCCGGAGGGAACCGATCCTCCGCAGCTGTATTCGGTTGCACTCCAGTTGGCATAGACTTCCTCCGTTTTGCTTACTGCAACAAGTTGGTAGTTCACTTGTGGGCTTGGATTGAATTGCGACTGGCCGGCAAAACAACAGCAACAAATATTCACTTGCACGCGCGCAGCTTTTGAATCCGCATAAAACGACTCCACTACTGAACCAGCAATGAACCCTCCAGCCGCGCCTATCCCGCCGCCCACGACGGCACCAGGAAGTCCGCCACCCATTGCAGCACCGGTTACCCCACCGACGAAGGCACCCAAACGGGCCGCCGCATCCCGAGCGCCTCGCCCGGAAGTGGTTGCAACGACATTGAATACAGACGCTACCCCGACATTATTTCCGCATGAAATGCCATACGGACCTTCAACAGTGGCGACTATATCTGCTTGCCAGAAAGTGCCTGGAACTGCTTGAGTTGTTGGACTTGGTACGGAATTGAATACAACTTGACCGTCGGGAGTACAGCTTGCGTCAAAATCAAAATATGCCGAGCCCAGATATATATCAGGATTATCGCTGCCGAATCGCTTCCAGTTTATCGATTCGATATCGAAGAAAGTGAAGCTAGTAAAAGACGACGTAGTTCCTAGCGGGTCTATTGCGTTCAATGGAGAATCAATCCCATACAGATAAAGATTTAATTCGCTCTCTGGAGTACCTAAAGGATCTCGTGAAATCCAATTGCCGATAAAAGGCTGCAGGTATCTTTCCCTGACGGCAAATATTCCTGTTACCAGATCCCAGCGATACCCGCAGTACAGTGTTTCCCACTGGTAATTGCCGCCAAGGGCGATCGGCGCGAACGAAGCGTTCAAGAATGTTGGTGCGCCATAGGGGGAGTAGCGGTAGCGTTCTTGAACAACGCCGCTGGTGTTGACGACGGCCGTGACGTTCCAGTTGGCGTCTTGCAACGTATAGAGACGTTCATTCAACGTGCCAGTCGTCGAACGATCGCGCAGCACCAAGTCGTCAATGTAACGCAGGCCCCAGGCGAACTGTCGATCGGGCGTGGTTGACGCATCGAGGCGTTCTTCGATGTCCTGCCACTGCGCCGTGTAGTAGCAATGACGTATGTGGCCGCTGGCCGTGATCGTGATTCGCCGATTGAGGCCGTCGTAGGCGTAGGTCGCGACTCCGGCCACCGCGACCAGTCGGTTCCAAGCGTCGTAGACGCCGTTCATGACCACGGTCGGATCGTTCCCATTGGGAATCGTGGTCATGTTGCCGGCGCGGTCATAACCCGGTTGTGCCCACGCAGCGCCAAAGCGCTGAGTGATCGCCGCAATCTCGTTGGCCTGATTGCTGGCCCGCTGCTGATCGAGGTTGTTAGTCGGCGTGGCGGTGTCCCACTGGCGGAACTCGGGCCAGTTTCCCGTGGCGTCGAGCTGCCAGTTTTGAGCGAAGCTGACGCCGTTGATCTGGGTGTTGTCGTCGATCAGTTGGCCGCGCGACATGTCGACCAGGCGCTGCAAGGGATCGTAGCTGTAAAGCTCATCCTGATAGACCGGCGGTGATTGCGAGGCAGCCAATGGGCAACCGCGCCAAATTCGGCTGCTCAGCCGG
The nucleotide sequence above comes from Planctomycetota bacterium. Encoded proteins:
- a CDS encoding transposase, giving the protein MLRAALDVARRALPKYSHRFSPKKFTQHQLFACLVLKEFLQLDYRGLEALLAENASLRDVLGLATAPDYSTVARASRRLLLSSRVQRLLDQTLRRARVLRKLKRVQLAAIDCSGFEAHRVSHYFVRRRARDGKTTGKWHTTTYRRFPKIALVCDCHSHLILSATTHQGPAPDFDCWDATVDQARRRLRINKLLADAGFDAEWIHQAARIVYGMRTLIPAKHGRPTDKPPRGYFRRRMARRFDRKTYRQRAQVETVFSMLKRRLGSAVNAHHYWSQCRALLLKAITHNLMILRPPTGFQQSPLVAVLKSGASAAGKRLLSSWSKTLSSTNSVSGEGLCCGLLARVCRPAAHRLVVKTLRREPPGGVLLPGSRCRRARRAPCEGTMPRMDAHAAWRW